A stretch of DNA from Candidatus Tanganyikabacteria bacterium:
GGCGCCACTCGCACGGCGGCCGGCGCCACTCGCACGGCGGCCGGCGCCACTCGCACGGCGGCCGGCGCCACTCGGTCCTGGGTGGGGCCGGCGTCTCTGCCGGCCCGGGAGTGTCCGATGAGCCGGCGACCCGTCTCCACGCCCGTGAGGGCGCTTGCCGCGTTTTCGTACCTCCTGCCGGTGGCGATCGTGCTCCTGGCGCTCCCGCAGTACCGGCAGGTGCGGCTGATCAGGGTGCATGCGGTCGCTTCGGCGCTCCTCTCCGTCGCGCTCCTGGTGCTCGTCCTGCTGTTCGGGTCGCTGCGGCCCTCCGGGCTCGAACTGGCCATGGTCGTGGGCCTGCTGATCACGCTTTCCCTCCTCGGTTACTTCGGAGCCGTGACCTGGTGCGCCATATGGGCCTACAACGGGCGCAATCCCCCTGTCCCCGGCGTCGGGACTCTTGCCGATCGCTGGGAGGGCTTCCTGGGTCCGCGGCGGGTAGAGGATCCCCATGGTTAGGCGCGCGGTCGAGACCGTGGTGGCGGCTCTCGCCCTCGCCCAGGGCTGCACCCCGAAGCCCGTCCCGCAGGTGCGCCTCTTCGGATACGTGATCCCGCCGATTTCGGGGGCTTCGCGCTCCCTGGCCGGCTCGCCGGTGGACGTGGTGGCCCTGCGCCGGGATCTGGGCAAGGGCGCCGCCGCCACCGCGGTCGAGGTGGCCGGGTCGGGCGGCGTCTACTACTACGAGGTCCGCCTGGATGCCACCGTCCTCCCGGCGGCGCCCCTGCCGTTCAAGGTCGCCGTCCGCAACCCCGAGCCCGCGCCCCGCGACGGCCCCCTCCTGGCCGGCATCGTGCGCCTCTTCCGGCCGCCGGGCGACATTGAGGATCTGGGATCGTTCCGGCTGGATCTCGATGCGACCAGCAGCCTCGCGGCGCTGGGCATCGAGTACCGCTCGAACCTGGCTCCCGACGCCACGTTCGCCGAGGTGGATCCGATCAAGGCCGCAAAGCGCTTCGACAAGGCGCTCATGACCTTCAACTTCCAGCAGGCCTACGGGTCGTTCCTCGCCGGGCGCACCAACGAGGCCCCGGCCGCGAGCCTGGATCTGGCGCAGCAGGCCAGCGAGGAATTGCCACCGGATCTCTCGGCGCTCTGAACCGGGGCTAGCGCCAGGGCTCGGGCCCCGAGCGGTCGATGTACTTCACCTGCGCCTGGGCGCCCTGCTGCGTCACGACGGCCAGGTTGCGCTGGTAGTCCGGGTTGGTGCTCTGGGCGTAACCGCTCAGTTTCCCGTCTTCCAGCTCGAGTTCGATGAGGAGCTTCTGCTGGATGCCGTCGGCCAGGAAGCGGAGGTTCTTGGAATCCATCCGGATGTACTGCACCTGCAGTTCCTGCCGGTTGCCCTGCGCGTCGGCGATGCCCATGTCGCCGTTCATCGAGATGCCCCCCGCGTTGACCTTGCCCTGGAGGTTGAAATCGATCTTGCTGGTGAGCGACCCGCTGACCGAGATGTTGGCCAGCAGTTCGCCCACCTGAGGCTCAGTGCCCTTCGACAGCGTGACGCGGACGTCGGCGAGGCGGCTCCCCTGGCGATTGAGAGCCACGGACGCCGAGATGTTGTTGGGCGTCTGCGCCAGGTAGCCGCGGCCGAAGGTATAGGGCGCGTGGGGCTGACCCTTCGGGGGCGACTTCTTCTGCATGCTGATCAGGTCGGTCGTCTGCACCGTGAGCGTGCCGGTGACGAACTCCTGGGAGCGGTCGACGGAAACCAGGTACGACAGCGATTTGATGGGCGGCTGCGGCAGTTTGTCCTCGTTGAACACGAAGCGCACGTACTGCCGCGACGGGTCGGGGCCCTGCAGCAGGCCCAGTTCGTTCTCTGGGTCGCCGGCCTGCTTGGGCAACGCGACGATGGACTTGTTGAGCGCGGGAGCGGGCGGGAAGGGCGCCAGTTGCAGGTACTTCGCCAGGTCCACGCCGTAGAACGTCGGCAAGCCGTAGCCCAGGATCTCGTTCAGCCCGCGCAGCAGGTAGGCGAGATCCGCATTCGTGGCCGGCATGACGGCCTGCTGCATGCCGCGCAGCATCTGGATCTGAAGCTGCTCCTCGGGCAGGGGCCCGAAGAGGCCCAGGAGCTGCGGGCAGCCCGCCAGGGCAAGGGGTGCGAGCCCTGCAAAGGCAAGCCTGGCGGCTCTTTGAACCATGCTAGGTCGATTGTCTTGCCGATTCGGCGCGAGTGTCAATGATCCTTGGACGACGCGCGGGCCCCGCGGGATCCCCTGTTAGAATGGGTGACTGCAATTCCGGGAGGGAGGAGATTTGGCCGGCAAGCGCGTCATGAGCGGCATGCGTCCGACGGGTGCCCTGCACCTCGGGCACTATCTCGGCGTGCTGCGCAACTGGGAACGCTTGCAGGGATCGTACGACTGCTATTTCGCCATCGTGGACTGGCACGCGCTCACGACGGGGTTCCAGGATACGTCGCGCCTGCGGGAGAACACCTACGAGGTGCTCCTCGACTGGCTCGCATGCGGCATCGACCCCGAGCGCGCCACCATCTACGTCCAGTCCGCCGTGCCCGAGATCGCCGAACTGGCGCTGCTCCTGGGGATGGTCACGCCGATGAACTGGCTGACCCGCAACCCCACCGTCAAGGAGCAGATACAGGAGTTGCACCTCGACGAGGAGCGCGTGGGCTACGGCCTGGTCGGGTATCCGGTGCTGCAGGCGGCCGACATCCTGATGTTCCGTGGCGACCTGGTGCCCGTCGGCAAGGACCAGTTGCCGCACCTGGAGCTCACGCGCGACATCGCGAGGCGCTTCAACCATCTGTACGGAGAGGTCTTCCCCGAGCCGCAACCGCTCCTGTCCGAGTCGCCCCTCATCATCGGGACCGATGGGCGGAAGATGAGCAAGAGCTACGGCAACACGATTCCCATCGCGGCCGGCGCCGACGAGATCCTCCAGCGCGTCATGGGGATGATCACCGATCCCGCGCGGCAGCGCCGCAACGATCCGGGCCATCCGGAAGTCTGCACGCTGTTCGGCAACTGGCTGATGCTCGGCGCCTCAAACGTGGAGGAGGTGGCTCGCACCTGCCGCCTGGGCACCCTGGGCTGCGTGGACGACAAGAAGCACCTGGCGGCCCACCTCGCCGACCTGCTCGCGCCCATCCGCGAGCGCCGCGAGCGCTACGCTTCGCAGCCCCAGCTGCTCGAGCGCGTGCTGGCCGAAGGCAATGCCCGGGCGCGGGCGAAGGCGCGGGAGACGATTTCCGCGGTGCGCGAAGCGATGCGGCTCTTCGATTTCTCCAAAGGCCATGGGCTCACCCCAGCGCTTGCAGAAGATCCTGTCTAGGGCCGGCATCGCGTCGCGCCGGCACGCCGAGGAACTCATCGCGGCCGGCCGCGTGACGGTCAACGATCTCGTGGCCACGCTCGGGTCCAGCGCCGATCCCGACCGCGATCGCATCGCCGTGGACGGCGCGCCGATCTCGTTTCCCGAGCGGGTGTGTATCGCCCTGCACAAGCCGTCCGGCTATGTAACAACCGTGCGCGACGATCGCGGCCGCCGCACGGTGATGGCTCTGGTGCCCGCCATGCCCGGTCTGCATCCGGTCGGCCGGCTGGACTACGGCACCGAAGGTTTGCTGCTGCTGACCAACGACGGGGCGCTGACCCTCGCCATCACGCATCCGCGCCACGAGATCGCGAAGACGTACCTCGCCACCGTGGTGGGCGTGCCCGATGCCGCGGCCCTGCGCGCCCTGGCCGAGGGCGTCGGGCTTGCCGACGGCTTGACCGCACCGGCCAGGGCCCGGGTCGAATCGACGGTCCCCGGGGGGGCCGTCGTATCGCTCGAACTGCACGAAGGCCGCAACCGCCAGGTCCGGCGGATGCTCGAGGCCGTGGGGCACCCGGTGCGGCGCCTGATCCGGACGGCGGTGGGCGAAATCCGGCTAGGCGACCTGCAACCCGGCCAGTGGCGTACACTCACGCCGGATGAGGTAGAATGGCTCTCCAAATCAGTTCCCAGAAGTACGGAATGATCGCCCCTTGAACTCCCCACTCGCCGACATCGGCGCGGACCTGCGGCAGGCTCGCGAAGCCCGCAATCGCAGCATCGAAGACCTTTCACACGAGACGCTGATCCACGTCCGCCACCTGCTGGCGCTCGAGGACGGCCGCGACGCGGACCTGCCCGAGCCGTTCTACGTCAAGAACTTCATCCGCAAGTACGCCAACGCGGTGGGCCTGTCCGGCGACACGATGGCCAATCGCTACTGGGACACCCGGCCACTACCCGAGCATCCGCCCAGGCCGCCGTCCGGCCCCGATTTCATCGTCCCCTGGTGGGTGTTCCCGGCCATGCTGGGCGCACTTCTGCTGGGCGCCATCGGCACGTTCGCGGTGATGAACGGCAACAAGGCCCCCACCACGCTCGGACCGTCCGACGCGGGAATCGCGGCGTCGGGCTCGCTACTGGTCGGAGGCGCCACCGAATCGGCCGGAACCGCGTCGGTGGCGGCGGCCACCGAATCCGTCGCGGCGGCGACCGAGTCGGCGACGGGTACCGCCGCCGTCGCCACGCCATCCGAGGTCGCCACCGCGGCGGTCGCGGCGAGCCCCGAAGCCACGGCTGCCGTCGCGGTCGAGATCACACCCACGCCGGGGCCCCTCAACCTGCCCCCCCTGGTCGTGCCCGGCCGGGAGATCGCCTTCCAGACCCACAACAAGGAGGCGGCCTGGATGCTGATCGTGGCCGACGGCCGCGAGATATACTCGGGCGTCATGCCGAAGAACATGATCCGTACCTGGACCGCTTCCCGGTCCCTGGCCGTCCGGATCGGCAAGCCGGGCGTGGTGACGGGCCGCCTGGGCGGCCGCCCCCTGGGCGCCCTGGGGCCAAAGGACGCCCCGGTGTTCCGGCGCACGTTCCTCACCCGCGACGGCGAACTGGCGCTGCGGCATGCCCGCGCCGGCAATCAACCGGCCGCGCGCCCGACGCCGGGGCCGAAACTCACGCCGCCGCCCGCTCCGCTGGAGAAGGTGCCCACCGCCGCGCCCCCGGCTCCATCCCCGGAAAATCCGGGCGAAGCGCCTGGAACTTCCAGTGACCAGATAGCGCCTTAAGGACATGGCTACAGAATCGCCTCCCGTCGTCGTCGATCCCATCGGGGGTCAGGCGGTCATCGAGGGCGTCATGATGCGCTCCAACACCGGCGTGAGCGTCGCGGTGCGCGGGCCCG
This window harbors:
- the trpS gene encoding tryptophan--tRNA ligase, producing MSGMRPTGALHLGHYLGVLRNWERLQGSYDCYFAIVDWHALTTGFQDTSRLRENTYEVLLDWLACGIDPERATIYVQSAVPEIAELALLLGMVTPMNWLTRNPTVKEQIQELHLDEERVGYGLVGYPVLQAADILMFRGDLVPVGKDQLPHLELTRDIARRFNHLYGEVFPEPQPLLSESPLIIGTDGRKMSKSYGNTIPIAAGADEILQRVMGMITDPARQRRNDPGHPEVCTLFGNWLMLGASNVEEVARTCRLGTLGCVDDKKHLAAHLADLLAPIRERRERYASQPQLLERVLAEGNARARAKARETISAVREAMRLFDFSKGHGLTPALAEDPV
- a CDS encoding rRNA pseudouridine synthase, encoding MGSPQRLQKILSRAGIASRRHAEELIAAGRVTVNDLVATLGSSADPDRDRIAVDGAPISFPERVCIALHKPSGYVTTVRDDRGRRTVMALVPAMPGLHPVGRLDYGTEGLLLLTNDGALTLAITHPRHEIAKTYLATVVGVPDAAALRALAEGVGLADGLTAPARARVESTVPGGAVVSLELHEGRNRQVRRMLEAVGHPVRRLIRTAVGEIRLGDLQPGQWRTLTPDEVEWLSKSVPRSTE
- a CDS encoding DUF4115 domain-containing protein, which translates into the protein MNSPLADIGADLRQAREARNRSIEDLSHETLIHVRHLLALEDGRDADLPEPFYVKNFIRKYANAVGLSGDTMANRYWDTRPLPEHPPRPPSGPDFIVPWWVFPAMLGALLLGAIGTFAVMNGNKAPTTLGPSDAGIAASGSLLVGGATESAGTASVAAATESVAAATESATGTAAVATPSEVATAAVAASPEATAAVAVEITPTPGPLNLPPLVVPGREIAFQTHNKEAAWMLIVADGREIYSGVMPKNMIRTWTASRSLAVRIGKPGVVTGRLGGRPLGALGPKDAPVFRRTFLTRDGELALRHARAGNQPAARPTPGPKLTPPPAPLEKVPTAAPPAPSPENPGEAPGTSSDQIAP